One window from the genome of Cytobacillus oceanisediminis encodes:
- a CDS encoding PH domain-containing protein, with product MGKTNEEIIKLCREVYLAHIPDINTYIHDFDTANHQIFKLVSMHDDEQLLLCTQYLESFAKICYFLVTDRRCMLVQPSLTGGEVSSFPFDTIGSVEYKKSFTKSLVKIHLKTEKTHEFTHLKCDKVSGVLQQAMNDYKHPKAPASTPKADEDLLTQIQKLQELKISGALTEEEFSLIKRKLIEEF from the coding sequence ATGGGGAAAACAAATGAAGAAATAATAAAACTATGCAGAGAGGTTTATCTAGCACATATTCCAGATATCAATACGTACATTCATGACTTTGACACTGCTAATCACCAAATATTCAAATTAGTGAGTATGCATGATGATGAACAGCTTCTGCTCTGCACTCAGTATCTTGAATCATTCGCCAAGATTTGTTACTTCCTTGTAACCGACCGGCGATGTATGCTGGTTCAGCCCTCTTTAACCGGCGGAGAGGTTTCCTCATTCCCTTTTGACACGATCGGCAGTGTAGAATATAAGAAATCCTTTACTAAATCATTGGTCAAGATCCACCTTAAGACGGAAAAGACCCATGAGTTTACGCATTTAAAATGCGATAAAGTTTCAGGTGTTCTTCAGCAGGCAATGAATGATTATAAGCATCCTAAAGCTCCCGCTTCTACTCCGAAAGCGGATGAAGACCTTTTAACACAAATACAAAAACTGCAAGAATTAAAAATTAGTGGAGCTTTAACCGAAGAGGAATTCTCCCTGATTAAGCGAAAACTCATTGAGGAATTTTAA
- a CDS encoding ArsC/Spx/MgsR family protein, producing the protein MSNIPCITIYTINTSEGEKVAEKLARYDLNASIKHIVRDRFTFTEFKALLALTDDGLDDILTQRGSTIDFLEEQGISLDDLTLREAYNVILQNPKLLKTTILTDWNRIAYGLNGARMFLPRHIRKAEQKKMYERVTDTFEGLFDDELI; encoded by the coding sequence GTGAGCAACATTCCATGCATCACGATTTACACGATCAACACTTCCGAAGGTGAAAAGGTTGCTGAAAAGCTGGCAAGGTACGATTTGAATGCGTCTATCAAGCACATCGTAAGAGACCGTTTCACTTTCACAGAATTTAAAGCACTTCTTGCTTTGACGGACGATGGGCTGGACGATATCCTGACCCAGCGCGGAAGCACCATCGATTTCTTGGAGGAACAAGGAATCTCCCTCGACGATCTAACCCTCAGAGAAGCCTACAATGTAATCCTGCAAAACCCCAAACTCCTAAAAACCACAATCCTCACAGACTGGAACCGCATAGCATACGGCCTTAACGGTGCCAGGATGTTCCTTCCGAGACATATCCGGAAAGCAGAGCAAAAAAAGATGTATGAAAGAGTCACTGATACATTTGAAGGACTCTTTGATGATGAACTAATTTAA
- a CDS encoding prokaryotic E2 ligase family D protein — MTHQSTMILLEPERVTVTTTNEDGIKTVKNTNIENIQRIFMKEQAMETELLPSQWGVVKYYRKNHYEGYVMTTPPATRKITLDLRSNHIPAELTIPVPPLVWIFEIFKNAQGEKTLTHSMIFTIKHELLSLKDKVLHAPYPNIGVNHGICWGRGNTPSVPTAKSLQNVPARFFSQPFNFDLSVNRVKLFNHVNPDTSTAEQTDSAIYHMIKLAKEFEEAKNEGKEYSYPFETLKEAGTMDVERAIRNTLPGIFS; from the coding sequence ATGACACATCAATCCACGATGATTCTCCTTGAACCGGAACGTGTTACCGTTACGACTACGAATGAAGATGGAATTAAGACAGTAAAGAACACGAACATCGAAAATATCCAGCGAATCTTTATGAAAGAGCAGGCAATGGAAACAGAACTTTTGCCTTCTCAATGGGGAGTAGTGAAGTATTACCGTAAAAACCATTACGAGGGCTATGTGATGACTACTCCTCCTGCAACGAGGAAAATAACTTTGGACCTAAGAAGTAATCATATCCCTGCTGAATTAACAATTCCGGTTCCGCCGCTTGTCTGGATTTTTGAAATCTTTAAGAATGCCCAGGGGGAGAAGACATTGACTCATTCAATGATCTTCACCATCAAGCATGAGCTACTGTCCTTGAAAGATAAAGTGCTCCATGCACCGTATCCGAATATTGGTGTTAATCATGGCATTTGCTGGGGAAGGGGCAACACGCCAAGTGTCCCTACAGCGAAATCCCTTCAAAATGTTCCGGCAAGATTCTTTTCGCAGCCGTTTAACTTTGATTTATCCGTGAACAGAGTGAAGCTGTTTAACCATGTGAATCCTGATACCAGCACTGCAGAACAAACGGACAGCGCCATCTACCACATGATCAAGCTGGCGAAGGAATTCGAGGAAGCTAAGAATGAGGGGAAAGAATATTCTTATCCTTTTGAAACGCTGAAAGAAGCCGGCACAATGGATGTGGAGCGGGCTATCCGCAACACTTTGCCTGGAATCTTTTCCTGA
- a CDS encoding ParM/StbA family protein, which yields MSLIFGIDVGYSHTKLVGPDGYDIFRSTVKQGVIDVNANSTVIEYEGKKLTIGERGRITVAANKIADPNFEPLLLTAVLRNMDEKLTNVKVKLVTGLPIGWYKKQKDELRDFLLNKKVTVGYKGKDRTIHIEDCLVFPQSAGLALTNPKEFEEGRTNLIIDIGGLTVDVSYYEGRTVAHLESYQLGMLKFYAKVASAINQQFNVQVSDQDVERFIEEGAVIIDEEQVDFDFDTHFKEWMDQIVTQIKLDFPYDIVHKKTWVGGGALRFNDYLPTKKSIDCDKILNNAEAFYNVGVQKFG from the coding sequence ATGTCTTTAATTTTTGGAATTGATGTGGGCTATTCCCACACGAAATTGGTAGGACCAGACGGATACGATATCTTCCGAAGCACTGTTAAGCAGGGGGTTATTGATGTAAATGCTAATTCTACAGTGATTGAGTATGAAGGAAAGAAGCTTACAATTGGTGAGCGGGGGAGAATCACAGTCGCTGCAAATAAAATTGCAGATCCTAACTTCGAGCCATTGCTGCTAACGGCCGTTTTGCGAAACATGGATGAAAAGCTTACTAATGTTAAAGTTAAATTAGTAACTGGTCTGCCAATCGGATGGTATAAGAAGCAGAAGGATGAGTTGAGAGACTTCCTATTAAATAAGAAGGTAACTGTGGGCTATAAAGGGAAGGACAGAACAATACATATAGAAGACTGCTTGGTGTTCCCGCAATCAGCAGGACTCGCGCTTACGAACCCAAAGGAATTTGAAGAGGGGCGTACAAATCTGATTATTGATATCGGCGGCTTAACTGTTGACGTTTCCTATTATGAAGGAAGAACTGTTGCACATTTAGAGAGTTACCAGCTGGGCATGCTTAAATTCTATGCGAAGGTAGCAAGCGCCATCAATCAGCAGTTCAACGTTCAGGTGAGTGACCAGGATGTAGAGCGTTTCATTGAAGAGGGTGCTGTCATTATTGATGAGGAACAAGTTGATTTTGACTTTGATACTCACTTCAAGGAATGGATGGACCAGATAGTTACTCAAATTAAATTGGACTTCCCATATGACATCGTACACAAAAAGACTTGGGTAGGCGGCGGTGCGCTGCGTTTCAATGATTATCTCCCTACAAAAAAGAGCATTGACTGTGACAAGATCCTTAACAATGCTGAAGCATTCTATAATGTAGGAGTACAGAAGTTTGGCTAA
- a CDS encoding MerR family transcriptional regulator, producing the protein MAVEVEFITMGTASEQLGVPAPTLRLWTDQLEEYEVHYVMRNDKNERLYYDTDLEIFAYLRDLKKEHGRKTTTKDLAYMIFNQAKDDNKFTLRTKQEVPHIEPTNAHLDLLNQKDIQNLLGSDRVRQLMGYIKEGIADDIRKEISEEMMQMNQRLLESHERIEKELRERNELLEKKLQERDEQAEKRQIEREERLVKSLRETMDQKKGLFARLFGG; encoded by the coding sequence GTGGCAGTAGAAGTTGAATTCATTACCATGGGGACAGCTTCCGAACAATTGGGAGTTCCTGCGCCTACATTAAGGCTATGGACTGACCAGCTGGAGGAGTATGAAGTCCATTATGTAATGCGCAATGATAAAAATGAAAGATTATATTATGACACTGACTTAGAGATATTTGCTTATTTAAGAGATTTGAAAAAGGAACATGGCCGCAAGACCACAACAAAGGATCTCGCCTATATGATTTTTAACCAGGCGAAGGATGATAATAAATTCACCCTTAGAACCAAGCAAGAAGTGCCACATATAGAGCCGACGAATGCTCATTTAGACCTTCTGAATCAAAAAGATATTCAGAACTTGCTCGGAAGTGATCGAGTTAGGCAGCTAATGGGATACATAAAAGAGGGTATAGCTGATGATATAAGAAAAGAGATTAGCGAAGAAATGATGCAAATGAATCAAAGGCTGCTAGAATCTCATGAAAGAATAGAAAAGGAATTAAGAGAGCGGAATGAATTACTAGAAAAGAAACTTCAAGAAAGAGATGAACAAGCAGAGAAGAGACAGATTGAAAGGGAAGAGCGGCTTGTTAAATCACTGAGAGAAACAATGGACCAAAAGAAGGGGTTATTTGCCCGCTTATTCGGAGGGTAA
- a CDS encoding SpoVG family protein, with protein sequence MENTLQVKVTRMKIKQENGMKALCSIVIGGMIAINDIRIVENKERKLFVAMPSRKMPDGTFKDIANPVNATARKIIEDVVLKEYEKMSQLDENVLKLIS encoded by the coding sequence ATGGAAAACACACTTCAAGTAAAAGTAACCAGAATGAAAATTAAACAAGAAAACGGCATGAAGGCCCTTTGCAGTATTGTCATTGGAGGAATGATTGCTATTAATGATATTCGCATCGTTGAGAATAAAGAGCGCAAATTATTTGTGGCCATGCCTTCCAGGAAAATGCCGGATGGAACTTTCAAAGATATAGCCAATCCAGTAAATGCTACGGCAAGAAAAATCATTGAAGATGTGGTTCTGAAAGAATATGAAAAAATGTCACAGCTGGATGAAAATGTTTTAAAATTAATCTCATAG
- a CDS encoding membrane lipoprotein lipid attachment site-containing protein, which produces MKKILIAFLLLSVFALSACNQDTGSDESYQVVTVLNDGMWSYDSNESPESYEQGSKIATISKKTDPEVTPGTNESNYFEKGTKIYSIKGKDELIMAVEPSGKKSILRKNEN; this is translated from the coding sequence ATGAAAAAAATCCTTATCGCTTTTTTGTTACTCTCTGTGTTTGCTTTATCGGCATGCAACCAAGATACTGGGAGCGACGAATCCTACCAGGTTGTCACTGTTCTAAATGATGGAATGTGGTCTTACGATTCTAATGAAAGTCCGGAAAGCTACGAACAAGGTAGTAAAATTGCTACCATCAGCAAAAAAACGGACCCAGAAGTTACACCTGGAACCAATGAATCTAATTACTTTGAAAAGGGAACCAAAATCTATAGTATCAAAGGCAAAGATGAGCTGATAATGGCTGTGGAGCCTTCCGGCAAAAAAAGCATACTTAGAAAAAACGAGAACTAG